A genome region from Setaria italica strain Yugu1 chromosome III, Setaria_italica_v2.0, whole genome shotgun sequence includes the following:
- the LOC101759851 gene encoding putative pentatricopeptide repeat-containing protein At1g16830: MLHAARRRPPPPLPAALAAAFFASKPHPPLPPPAPQIVDAAVSRCPSDALALSFFLWCARRPGYFHPPSSFDRLLPAAARLASRLGTAPALLRELQGLGCPIKPQTFLLLLRLYWRGGLYLLVLDLFEQMPLWGFQPNAFARNVILDVQLRTGHFAESERCFRDNLSPNYLSFAIMLTHLCRAGNWSRARHYFTEMLQKGFLPGSASLTAVFACCSKVGTMSELRRLLSFAHVSGCQLTSAMWTCMIARLCREGRLDDAYRILAKMVGSGSPPTVITYTPLLKGFLRAGMHDLASELLGSMVSAGCSPDIVMYNVLMDCMVKARRYDDALDIYMQIHGRQIQPDAYTLSSLVRVLQLSSYERLLPRIPSLIRHSDTSYDLVVCNSVLSALCKSGFPTDAIQFYFDMIEKNIRPDSYTYVSLLHSLCQLEMVNHAINFYRSTAMRDPESNSYVHATILCILVRQGRNLMALRILREAVRENCALDAVCYTTVLHGLFQARLVEEACRLFDQMKQLGMASNTCTYNVMLRGLCRTRDICAVKQLLTEMELADVEMDSISFNTVVVFLIKSRLIDSAAAMIREMLNLGMKPSAKTSSLLSQSVGYKFVLEDNTTTTVESDGSDSSSDLLVCSAS; the protein is encoded by the coding sequence ATGCTCCACGCCGCGcgcaggcggccgccgccgccgctccctgccgcgctcgccgccgccttcttcgccTCCAAGCCCCaccctccgctgccgccgccagcgccgcagatcgtcgacgccgccgtctcccGCTGCCCCTCAGACGCCCTCgctctctccttcttcctctggtgCGCCCGCCGCCCAGGCTACTTCCACCCGCCTTCCTCATTcgaccgcctcctccccgccgccgcccgtctcGCCTCCCGGCTCGGCACCGCCCCTGCCCTGCTCCGCGAGCTCCAGGGCCTCGGCTGCCCCATCAAGCCCCAGAcgttcctcctcctgctcagGCTCTACTGGCGCGGGGGCCTCTACCTGCTCGTGCTCGACCTGTTCGAGCAAATGCCGCTCTGGGGGTTCCAACCCAACGCCTTCGCGCGCAACGTCATCCTCGACGTCCAGCTAAGGACAGGCCATTTCGCTGAGTCAGAGCGCTGTTTCCGGGACAACCTTTCGCCCAATTACCTCTCCTTTGCCATCATGCTCACTCATCTCTGCAGAGCCGGGAACTGGTCAAGGGCGCGGCATTATTTCACAGAGATGCTTCAGAAGGGGTTTCTCCCAGGCTCTGCTTCTCTCACGGCGGTTTTTGCTTGCTGCAGTAAGGTTGGGACCATGTCTGAGCTTCGGCGGCTACTGTCTTTCGCGCATGTTTCTGGTTGCCAGCTCACCTCGGCCATGTGGACATGCATGATTGCTCGTCTGTGTCGCGAGGGGAGACTAGACGATGCTTATAGGATTCTGGCAAAGATGGTGGGTTCTGGTTCTCCTCCCACGGTGATCACTTACACACCCCTGCTCAAAGGTTTCTTGCGAGCTGGGATGCATGACCTGGCCAGCGAGCTTCTGGGATCCATGGTGTCTGCTGGCTGCAGCCCAGACATTGTTATGTACAACGTTCTGATGGACTGCATGGTCAAGGCAAGGAGATATGATGACGCCCTGGACATTTACATGCAAATTCATGGGAGACAGATACAGCCAGATGCTTACACTTTATCTAGTTTAGTTCGGGTCTTACAATTGTCATCTTATGAAAGGCTTCTTCCCAGGATTCCTAGCTTGATTCGGCACTCAGATACTTCTTATGATCTTGTGGTCTGCAATTCAGTGCTGAGTGCTTTATGCAAGTCAGGTTTTCCAACAGATGCCATCCAGTTCTACTTTGATATGATTGAAAAGAACATCAGGCCAGACAGCTACACTTACGTCAGTTTATTGCATAGCCTTTGCCAATTGGAAATGGTAAACCATGCAATCAATTTCTACCGCAGTACTGCTATGAGAGATCCTGAATCAAATTCATATGTCCATGCAACCATCCTCTGTATCCTTGTTAGACAGGGCCGGAACCTTATGGCCTTAAGAATTTTGAGGGAGGCTGTACGTGAAAATTGTGCTCTTGATGCTGTGTGCTACACTACTGTTTTACATGGTCTTTTCCAAGCTCGTCTGGTGGAAGAGGCCTGCAGGCTATTTGACCAGATGAAACAATTAGGAATGGCATCCAACACTTGTACATACAACGTAATGCTTCGTGGACTTTGTAGGACCAGGGATATTTGTGCTGTCAAACAGTTGCTAACAGAAATGGAACTTGCTGATGTTGAGATGGACAGCATATCATTCAACACAGTAGTTGTGTTCTTAATTAAATCAAGGCTTATTGACTCAGCTGCTGCAATGATCAGAGAAATGCTGAATCTAGGCATGAAACCTAGTGCCAAAACTTCCTCATTACTTTCTCAGTCTGTTGGCTATAAATTCGTTCTGGAGGATAATACCACAACCACAGTTGAAAGTGATGGTTCTGATTCATCCAGTGATCTCCTTGTATGCTCAGCTTCATAG